In one window of Plasmodium berghei ANKA genome assembly, chromosome: 14 DNA:
- a CDS encoding ATP synthase subunit O, mitochondrial, putative, protein MKKAIISPRQFAHLPNQVKWKHFLKNDYSFLSVLNNKSINPGIKNKPCNYEGIKYFNTKSMEEKKTDGEEYYLSMGDNIEKRYSLALYNAGKKSNKLNEITRDLLFIKNNFLNDKTFQTFLHTPNIDSKEKLNFLKSECKKHNNNNFNSMTGNFLESLFDSKRLTFLPKIIQEFELLLMKDRKEIKCIVYTARDIDNNYKKKISDSIVSKLKKQLNPLIEYKIDKNILGGLVLQIGNQIFDFSAKSKIEKIRSTLS, encoded by the coding sequence ATGAAAAAGGCAATAATTTCCCCTCGTCAATTTGCTCATTTACCGAACCAAGTCAAGTggaaacattttttaaaaaacgaTTATTCCTTTCTTTCAGTATTAAACaataaaagtataaatcctggaataaaaaataagccTTGCAACTATGAAGGAAtcaaatatttcaataCAAAATCTATGgaagagaaaaaaacagATGGAgaagaatattatttatcgATGGGAgataatatagaaaaaagaTATAGTTTAGCTTTATATAATGCAGGGAAAAAAAGcaataaattaaatgaaataacaagagatttattatttattaaaaataattttttaaatgacaAAACATTTCAAACATTTTTACACACACCAAATATAGATagtaaagaaaaattaaattttttaaaaagtgaatgtaaaaaacataataataataattttaatagcATGACAGGAAACTTTTTAGAATCTTTATTTGATTCAAAAAGATTAACCTTTTTAccaaaaattatacaagAGTTTGAATTGTTATTAATGAAAGATCgaaaggaaataaaatgcATTGTTTATACTGCTAGAGATATAGACAAtaactataaaaaaaaaattagtgATTCAATTGTTTCCAAActtaaaaaacaattaaatcCATTGatagaatataaaattgacAAAAACATATTAGGGGGATTAGTACTCCAAATTGGGAACCAAATCTTTGATTTTTCCGCAAAGTCAAagattgaaaaaattagaaGCACCTTATCATGA
- a CDS encoding zinc finger protein, putative: MDDKMGRDLTTPFMEQRKLAKELNPRKNWLKRILINNNWSDLKLFIKSGDLKKKIGDSCTNCQRSVKHIYYLSKDKIFCDICEEIYCLYCTKYIDVMKDNQSKYIKLKLCRDCFIYINELKCIIHPNLTIDKDAIELVNNFNEISNRYTITCSNISQLNGLILLCQNNMEFWDNFKSEIDQLRGIIQTDIKFLTTMKKSKIGVNNNFILNKMEKNLSQYLKIIKNKITPVAFDVLNNTQELLCKNK, from the coding sequence atggatgATAAAATGGGTAGAGATTTAACCACTCCATTTATGGAGCAAAGAAAACTTGCAAAGGAATTAAATCCAAGAAAAAATTGGCTTAAAagaatattaataaataacaattggtcagatttaaaattatttataaaatctggtgatttaaaaaaaaaaattggtGATTCATGTACTAATTGTCAAAGAAGTgttaaacatatatattatttaagtaaagataaaatattttgtgaTATTTGTgaagaaatatattgtttatattgtacaaaatatatagatgTTATGAAAGATAATcaatcaaaatatataaaattgaaattaTGCAGAgattgttttatatatattaatgaattaaaatgtattattcATCCAAATTTAACAATTGATAAGGATGCGATTGAACttgtaaataattttaatgaaatttCTAACAGATATACAATTACATGTAGTAACATATCACAATTAAATGGactaattttattatgccaaaataatatggaGTTTTGGGATAATTTTAAATCTGAAATAGACCAACTTCGAGGTATTATACAAACcgatattaaatttttgaccactatgaaaaaaagtaaaattggagtaaataacaattttatacttaataaaatggagaaaaatttatcccagtatttgaaaattattaaaaataaaattaccCCTGTAGCTTTTGACGTTCTAAATAATACACAGGAATTGCTttgcaaaaataaatga
- a CDS encoding ER membrane protein complex subunit 7, putative, which yields MMIREKLNFLSVFFLVIFFYVHITISECKSDFIELNNNYVEGIIKAKLDILAESTVYLDSDIFVKPRADGYFIFTNVKEGIYDIFVNHPYVEFNKFQVEVKKSITKNNDKIYIVRAYEYISPFEKNNLMVTQIVFEVNSIFEFLVPKKTFYLFNILKSPIFLIFLFSLILLSVLPKMQKLQEEVNEESTNTVTYKSGFIESVK from the coding sequence ATGATGATAAGAGagaaattaaattttttgagcgtcttttttttggtaatttttttttatgtgcACATAACAATATCAGAATGTAAATCCGATTTTATAGAATTAAACAATAATTATGTAGAAGGCATAATAAAGGCGAAATTAGATATTTTAGCCGAAAGTACTGTGTATTTGGATTCagatatttttgttaaacCGCGAGCCGACggttattttatttttactaatGTAAAAGAAGgaatatatgatatatttgttaatcATCCATATGTTgaatttaacaaatttcAAGTTgaagtaaaaaaaagtataacaaaaaataatgataaaatatatatagtaagAGCGTATGAATACATATCTCCATttgagaaaaataatttaatggTGACACAAATTGTTTTTGAAGTTAATAGCATTTTTGAATTCCTTGTCCCTAAAAAgactttttatttatttaatatattaaaaagtccaatttttttaatttttttattttccttaattttattaagtGTTTTACCGAAAATGCAAAAATTACAAGAAGAAGTAAATGAAGAATCTACGAACACCGTCACATATAAATCTGGTTTTATCGAATCTGTTAAATAA
- a CDS encoding ras-related protein Rab-5B, putative, with product MGCGSSTQRPQTTKNINVLTSSGGQQKEDKKVKVVLLGDSGVGKSSIALYLCHGRFSDSHQVTIGAAFLHHTIHLKNGETMKLHIWDTGGQERFRAMAPLYYRDAYGAIVVYDSNNVDSFNSLKYWINEIKSSGPRNCCIMVVANKKDLPQKINSEMVMKFCKEQHVSFIECSAKTGENIKTLFERLASHIYSRF from the exons ATGGGGTGTGGATCAAGTACTCAAAGGCCTCaaacaacaaaaaatataaacgtTTTAACATCATCAGGAGGGCAGCAAAAGGAAGATAAAAAAGTTAAAGTCGTTTTATTAGGTGATAGTGGTGTCGGAAAATCAAGTATTGCTTTGTATTTATGCCATGGTCGTTTTTCAGATAGTCATCAAGTAACTATAGGAGCAGCTTTTTTGCACCATACAATTCATTTGAAAAATG GGGAAACAATGAAACTTCATATTTGGGATACTGGAGGACAAGAAAGATTCCGAGCAATGGCTCCCTTATATTATCGTGATGCATATGGAGCTATTGTTGTTTATGATTCAAA CAATGTCGATTCATTTAATTCGTTGAAATACTGgattaatgaaataaagTCAAGTGGGCCACGAAATTGTTGTATTATGGTTGTAGCAAATAAAAAGGATTTaccacaaaaaataaattcagAG atgGTAATGAAGTTCTGCAAAGAGCAGCATGTTTCATTTATTGAATGCTCTGCAAAG ACAggagaaaatattaaaaccTTATTTGAACGACTCG CAAGCCACATTTATTCACGGTTTTAA
- a CDS encoding RNA-binding protein, putative, which translates to MAITNLCGMPGAQKPSTMKTFLTKTQHDITLTSADTRVFIKNIKTGVTMNQFKKSLEKYGALQVYFYEPKENDEGWAWVGFENKEAAEKAIEDAEKALENKESSENNEINSNLDKNEDNDNGSGSFYVEENDESVENLENEINEDGNDNDEEED; encoded by the coding sequence atggCAATTACAAACTTGTGCGGAATGCCAGGAGCCCAAAAACCCTCCACAATGAAAACATTTCTCACAAAAACACAACATGATATCACATTAACATCAGCCGATACAAGAgtgtttataaaaaacataaaaacaGGTGTTACAATGAatcaatttaaaaaatccCTAGAGAAATATGGTGCTTTACAAGTTTACTTTTATGAAccaaaagaaaatgatgaagGATGGGCATGGGTTGGATTTGAAAACAAAGAAGCCGCAGAAAAAGCAATTGAAGATGCCGAAAAGGCTTTGGAGAACAAAGAATCCTCAGAAAATAACGAAATCAATTCAAATttagataaaaatgaagataatGATAATGGCTCAGGTAGTTTTTATgttgaagaaaatgatgaatCCGTAGAAAACctagaaaatgaaattaatgAAGACGGAAATGATAACGATGAAGAAGAagattaa
- a CDS encoding tetratricopeptide repeat protein, putative, whose product MDNLKKVLWSIEELIYTNNQDEDIYEKKEKKIKEYLLNLYKNCFGNETEKLEDNEKWLSENSTILEELVVENGNFFNLLKLVKECKYEKCITNSWVSSIFKLILEKFKNENYSTIYEIKREIFNFISAEKEQVKKRIERAEGLKKEANGLCIFSCFFFFYEMKILLCCNIFLNMFIQCNWTGPSLIINNEKIKNNEKSEEDKYFNEFLDSIKIKNDDFLNSCLEFLSLEGEYIYEYCNLINAFCLCIIFLGVLNNFSKHDDEKSPHGKDYNNLMAYLKNNEDKKMEIREEKNNDEENSLDSIIFAKSKYLWKARIYFIWQRLFSSSSSNFMYVLKVHIIDTPFNIFKNMSILPNNFDLIERDFDLSETVDIFSCISENADDNKAYCDLFCENYISEKFKIYILSNYAVYLSFYNYTYAYDKLLDILSESSKFYYTFTGRMGIKRKYQKNPATILVLKVKLGDEEDNTSTVFKEIEPLSEYDILRSDYKIIDNKSVDKEENKTDLIKQITDQTKDEAFENREDKNCMALEDDTLNGVCNHVDEKKFNVCDENNCIKNNANNSETNNSLSENSPIESNGKKTWKLKDFDPDTDILEEPYFFDSQNNYFKILSFDEQIALINYCFSIIRFNPHYDEIKFEKLNAIISRCLKSYDVNIENGENGKRGGNHLLQIKYQNYLLHSCILWFKCKCESFRLKTVDRSQAQLNELLKEYCNDEPPNKERIKFIYDIYYPTTWEMKKEVGNVMTKTGSVVSAFNIFKDLKLWEEAIQCLIEADRKVEAKELLDTLLEKKKSPPLVCLYGLVNRENCLKYFIEAWDLSNYKYSKAARFIGKHYYNKEMYSECCDYLEKALEISPLLPDIWFILGCAYMKIDKFDQAIKAFTRMISMTNENTAMAYGNLAYLYMKNNVYKAAKICINQAVKINNNEWKYWDTYLKLSIVQNDVDSFCLALTTLCQLNQVKQIQPWVFDYISDLIVNDKQTIIPNKTGLSYLDKIIKTMNIISAHISEYDSFWNAYSFFLFVKGEFEDSFEAKIKEIRSIESMIQRCNVINKIEVLVSKQVSAVKFIYHLMKTHYTEDNKGIFMYQLKNIIESILRKEKYMNHKDISELSEIMEVLK is encoded by the exons ATggataatttaaaaaaagtattgTGGTCTATAGAAGAATTGATTTATACGAATAATCAAGATGAAGATATTTAcgaaaaaaaggaaaagaaaattaaagagtatttattaaatttgtataaaaaCTGTTTTGGTAATGAAACAGAAAAATTGGAAGACAATGAAAAATGGCTAAGTGAAAATTCTACAATATTAGAAGAGTTAGTTGTGGAAAAtggaaatttttttaatcttttaaaattagTTAAAGAATgcaaatatgaaaaatgcATTACTAATTCATGGGTTAGTAGCATATTTAAGttaattttagaaaaatttaaaaatgagaACTATTCAACAATTTacgaaataaaaagagaaatatttaattttatttctgcTGAAAAAGAGCAAGTAAAGAAAAGGATAGAAAGGGCAGAgggattaaaaaaagaggCTAATGgtttatgtatttttagttgctttttttttttttacgaaatgaaaattttattgtgttgtaatatttttttaaatatgtttatccAGTGCAATTGGACGGGTCCATCTCTAATcattaataatgaaaagatcaaaaataatgagAAATCTGAAGaagataaatattttaacgAATTTTTAGATAgtataaagataaaaaatgacgattttttaaattcatgTTTAGAATTTCTATCACTTGAAGgggaatatatatacgaaTATTGCAACTTGATAAATGCCTTTTGCTTATGCATCATATTTTTAGGGGTTCTAAACAATTTTAGTAAACatgatgatgaaaaaaGTCCGCATGGAAAAGATTACAATAATTTAATGgcttatttaaaaaataatgaagataaaaaaatggaaatacGTGAAGAGAAAAACAATGATGAGGAAAATAGTTTAGATTCAATAATTTTTGCAAAaagtaaatatttatggAAAGCaagaatttattttatatggcAGAGATTATTCTCATCTTCAAGCAGTAACTTTATGTATGTATTAAAAGTACATATAATTGATACaccttttaatatatttaaaaacatgAGCATATTaccaaataattttgatttaatAGAAAGAGATTTTGACTTATCTGAAACAGTAGATATATTTAGTTGTATAAGCGAAAATGCAGATGACAATAAAGCATATTGtgatttattttgtgaaaattatatttctgaaaaatttaaaatatatatattatcaaattatGCAGTTTATCTGTCTTTTTACaattatacatatgcatatgaTAAATTACTAGATATATTATCAGAAAGTagtaaattttattatacatttaCTGGTCGCATGGgtataaaaagaaaataccAAAAAAATCCAGCTACTATTTTAGTGTTGAAAGTCAAATTGGGAGATGAAGAAGATAATACATCGACTgtttttaaagaaatagAGCCTCTAAGtgaatatgatatattaagaagcgattataaaattatagatAACAAGAGTGTGgataaagaagaaaataaaactgATTTGATTAAACAAATCACTGACCAAACTAAAGATGAAGCGTTTGAAAATAGAGAGGACAAAAATTGTATGGCTCTCGAAGATGATACATTAAATGGGGTCTGTAATCATGTAGATGAGAAAAAGTTTAATGTTtgtgatgaaaataattgtatAAAGAATAATGCCAATAATAGCGAAACGAATAATAGTCTCTCAGAAAATTCACCAATAGAATctaatggaaaaaaaacttGGAAATTGAAAGATTTCGATCCGGATACTGACATATTAGAAGAaccttatttttttgattcgcaaaataactattttaaaatattatcgTTTGACGAGCAAATAGCGTTAATTAATTACTGTTTTTCTATAATACGTTTTAATCCACATTATgacgaaataaaatttgaaaagCTAAATGCTATAATATCAAGATGCTTAAAAAGCTACGACGTTAATATTGAGAATGGGGAAAATGGTAAAAGAGGAGGAAATCATTTGttgcaaataaaatatcagAACTATCTTTTACATTCGTGTATACTATGGTTCAAATGCAAATGTGAATCATTCAGGTTAAAAACTGTTGACCGCTCTCAAGCTCAATTAAATGAGttattaaaagaatattGTAATGACGAACCCCCAAATAAAGAAAGAATAAAGTttatttatgatatatattacccTACTACTTgggaaatgaaaaaagaagTAGGAAATGTTATGACTAAAACAGGCTCTGTGGTTTCAgcttttaatatttttaaagatttaaaattatggGAAGAAGCTATTCAATGCTTAATAGAAGCAGATCGAAAAGTTGAAGCAAAAGAATTATTAGATACATTacttgaaaaaaaaaaaagtccACCATTAGTATGTTTATACGGTTTAGTAAATAGAGAAAATTGccttaaatattttatagagGCATGGGATTTATCAAACTATAAATATTCTAAAGCAGCTCGGTTTATAGGGAAACATTATTACAACAAAGAAATGTATTCGGAATGTTGTGATTATTTAGAAAAGGCACTAGAAATATCTCCGTTGTTACCAGATATATGGTTTATATTGGGGTGTgcatatatgaaaatagaTAAATTTGATCAAGCTATAAAGGCTTTTACACGCATGATAAGTATGACTAATGAGAATACAGCTATGGCGTATGGTAATTtagcatatttatatatgaaaaataatgtttataaagcagcaaaaatatgtataaatcaagcagtaaaaattaataataatgaatgGAAATATTGGGATACTTATCTTAAATTATCTATTGTACAAAATGATGTAGATAGTTTCTGTTTGGCATTAACTACATTATGTCAATTAAATCAAGTCAAACAAATACAACCTTGGGTATTTGATTATATATCTGACCTTATTGTAAATGACAAACAAACCATAATACCAAATAAAACCGGTTTGAGCTATCTCgacaaaattattaaaactatgaatattatatctGCGCATATTTCAGAATATGATTCATTCTGGAATGCCTATTCCTTTTTCCTTTTTGTAAAGGGAGAATTTGAAGATTCATTTGAGGCAAAGATAAAGGAAATACGATCAATAGAG AGTATGATACAGAGGTGTAACgttataaacaaaattgaAGTATTAGTTTCAAAGCAAGTGAGTGCCgtcaaatttatatatcacTTGATGAAAACCCACTATACCGAAGATAATAAGGG aatatttatgtatCAACTCAAGAATATTATCGAGTCGATTTTAAgaaaggaaaaatatatgaaccACAAGGACATAAGTGAATTATCTGAAATTATGGAAGTTTTAAAATGA
- a CDS encoding mitochondrial ribosomal protein S15 precursor, putative — MNFVRKTFGRTNFLHFKNNEMGFLKNTKRYESRVKAHRYTGITAIKTHAQKTEWYLKAEREFLAERNQVPNGYIGLWQYDDIKHLKENIINMLHLNCANNKQIHKFKKLSIRRLLQRRPFDTGSAPVQIGCLTEKILNLRAHLIQRCKDHPKKKTMSILLARRQKLMKYLYKTDFELYKHTCNLLKIKCILFAIPDSRDRSKAINAAAVDGDRCKFLIRQKLWKGKYRPRPLKNSKGQTVRYTRHPIEQPPSDYALPKEYKPQISNSWPYGVKESYQKGVYTIYNPTAPGLGHCPVPMLF, encoded by the coding sequence ATGAATTTTGTTCGCAAAACATTCGGTAGAactaattttttacattttaaaaacaatgaaatgggatttttgaaaaataccAAAAGGTATGAGTCAAGAGTGAAAGCTCATAGATATACTGGTATAACAGCAATAAAAACACATGCTCAAAAAACTGAATGGTATTTAAAAGCGGAAAGAGAGTTTTTAGCTGAACGAAATCAAGTACCAAATGGTTATATTGGATTATGGCAATATGATGATATAAAACACCTGAAGgagaatataataaatatgctaCATTTAAATTGTGCTAACAATAAAcaaatacataaatttaaaaagttaAGCATAAGAAGATTATTGCAAAGAAGGCCGTTTGATACGGGTAGTGCACCTGTTCAAATTGGATGTTTAACTGAAAAAATCTTAAATTTAAGAGCACATTTAATACAACGATGTAAAGATCAtcccaaaaaaaaaaccaTGTCTATACTATTAGCTAGACGgcaaaaattaatgaaatatttatataaaaccGATTTTGAATTATACAAACATACTTgcaatttattaaaaattaaatgtatCTTATTTGCAATTCCTGATTCCAGAGACAGATCAAAAGCAATTAATGCCGCTGCTGTTGATGGTGATAGGTGTAAATTTTTGATTAGACAAAAATTGTGGAAAGGAAAATATAGGCCTAGGCCATTAAAAAACTCGAAGGGCCAAACAGTAAGATATACAAGGCACCCAATAGAACAACCACCTTCTGATTATGCATTACCAAAAGAATATAAACCACAAATTTCTAATTCATGGCCATATGGAGTAAAAGAAAGTTATCAAAAGGGGGTTTATACTATTTATAACCCAACCGCCCCTGGCTTGGGGCATTGCCCTGTTCCTATGCTTTTTTGA
- a CDS encoding protein ISD11, putative, with the protein MKMNQVKKIKLLYRQILSEASKFENISYNVYFTNKAKESFREFFSNTNYDSEQLKVFENEYNDYLSMLKRQTVIHNLYHVDKPLVSK; encoded by the exons atgaaaatgaaccaagtaaaaaaaataaagctTTTGTATCGTCAAATATTGAGCGAAGCATCCAAATTTGAAAACATAAGCTATAACGTTTACTTTACTAATAAG GCTAAGGAAAGCTTCAGAGAATTTTTTAGTAATACAAATTATGATAGTGAACAATTAAAAGtttttgaaaatgaatataatgattATCTCAGCATGCTAAAGAGACAGACGGTAATACACAACTTATATCACGTCGACAAACCATTGGtgtcaaaataa
- a CDS encoding meiosis-specific nuclear structural protein 1, putative — translation MKRYNEKNINARIQREQQNEYARERIRADMKLDNYSRIQGISIDKNEATQNKKNAEELIKENYVEANEYSSKREDDYAMSVNFDSEKIKEERTKKCQLLNKKQKEEKEIADKILREKALQHALQNDEGYKRLKGKLDEIATLKVRENQIKDAQILKIREKEEEENRIGEQMEKILKKEENDDERKKQINQEKIMETKKELQYQINENSKKKKEKYYKNLKERSNMDNIVKSYQEEERKKKEEGIIKQKKLLKEFQEQIELKNKKKELEKKNELNEELKNNEYIKERENQMKNFHKKKEEKSIEKQKVVNELAHKEYLVHKEKENIDELLNKLYIDEHDFKEKQKEIQENEKKLQLKNEMLKQLEKDVKLKEEKRQHEREEDEQRKIEILEEKKKLDKIDQYTDKKRKEKLLQYRKEIYEAFQEKKEAVKNERIQEEQEKQKIIQEQAYYENLINHEKVKLLDKYSKDILKKMPEHEYNKIKNTN, via the coding sequence ATGAAAcgatataatgaaaaaaatatcaatgCAAGAATCCAGAGAGAGcaacaaaatgaatatgCTCGTGAAAGAATAAGAGCGGATATGAAACTTGACAACTATAGTAGGATTCAAGGCATATCTATCGATAAAAATGAAGCCactcaaaataaaaaaaatgctgAAGAGctaataaaagaaaactATGTAGAAGCAAATGAATATAGTAGCAAACGAGAAGATGATTATGCTATGTCTGTTAATTTTGATAGTGAAAAAATCAAAGAGGAACGAACCAAAAAATGtcaattattaaataaaaagcagaaagaagaaaaagaaattgcTGATAAAATTTTGAGAGAAAAAGCATTGCAACACGCTTTACAAAATGATGAGGGATATAAAAGATTAAAAGGAAAATTAGATGAAATTGCAACATTAAAAGTTAGagaaaatcaaataaaagatgcccaaatattaaaaataagagaaaaagaagaagaagaaaacAGGATAGGAGAacaaatggaaaaaattttaaaaaaagaagaaaacgatgatgaaagaaaaaaacaaataaatcaagaaaaaattatggaaacaaaaaaagagCTACAATATcaaattaatgaaaatagtaagaaaaagaaggaaaaatactataaaaatttaaaagaaagaaGTAATATGGATAATATTGTGAAATCTTATCAAGAAGAagaaaggaaaaaaaaagaagagggtataataaaacagaaaaaattgttaaaagAATTTCAAGAACAAAtcgaattaaaaaataaaaaaaaagaattagaaaaaaaaaacgaattaaatgaagaattaaaaaacaatgaatatattaaagaaAGAGAAAatcaaatgaaaaatttccacaaaaaaaaagaagaaaaaagtatagaaaaacaaaaagttGTTAACGAATTAGCACATAAAGAATATTTAGTGcataaagaaaaagaaaacatagatgaattattaaataaattatatattgatGAACATgattttaaagaaaaacaaaaagaaattcaagaaaatgaaaaaaaattacaactCAAAAACGAAATGTTAAAGCAATTAGAAAAAGATGTTAAGttaaaagaagaaaaaagacAGCATGAGAGAGAAGAGGATGAACAAAGAAAAATCGAAATTTTggaagagaaaaaaaaattagacAAAATTGATCAATATActgataaaaaaaggaaagaAAAGTTATTACAATACAGAAAGGAGATTTATGAAGCCTTccaagaaaaaaaagaagcagttaaaaatgaaagaatACAAGAAGAACaggaaaaacaaaaaattatacaagAGCAAgcatattatgaaaatttaataaatcacGAAAAAGTCAAGCTTCTAGATAAGTATAGCAAGGAcatactaaaaaaaatgccaGAGCATGAATACAACAAAATTAAGAAtacaaattaa
- a CDS encoding alternative splicing regulator, putative, translating into MVESLNVSATDVIRLILQYLKENNLIRSFYILQEESNVKLNATSNIDILIRDINKGDWKNVLFNISTIDLSDDTLMHIYEQLICELIEYKEKELAENIMNECIIFKRMEKKYSYKYKKLVEILNSANSGNSVGKNILYDGMTKDEKRNNLCMMINNEISSCAPSRLLALIGMALKWQNEHNIIKNKNGEFDIFRNVEKSEIKTIDVYPEKILKSINFGNDSNVECCISSYQKNYLITGTSDGFIEIWNWYTGKLNMDLEYQKENKIMTHDNAIVSLCISKDDEILLSGDSNGVIKIWRIKSGSCLRQINAHTNAITSMQFNTDQTQILTCSYDNTVKIHGLKSLNCLKEFTNHSSLVHSAIYTLDNSKVICGTDEGKIFIYNHKNCECINSFYVYYNINETIIYPAVINIILITKTLDELILVCSKSPYCYIMNLKGKIIKTYTNIADNDMDSEQYVNFVYACFSPNYKYVYCLGENQYLYCFDYITTKLETQIKLHEKDAIGIMHNQTQNFMASWALDGSLNIIQ; encoded by the coding sequence ATGGTGGAGTCGCTAAATGTGTCAGCTACTGATGTAATTAGACTAATACTGCAATACTTGaaggaaaataatttgataagatcattttatatattacaagAAGAAAGCAatgtaaaattaaatgcaACAAGCAATAttgatattttaataaGGGATATTAATAAAGGGGATTggaaaaatgtattatttaatataagtACTATAGACTTATCTGATGATACattaatgcatatatatgaacaatTAATATGTGAATTAATtgaatataaagaaaaagaattagcagaaaatataatgaatgaatgcataatatttaaaaggatggaaaaaaagtattcatataaatataaaaaactgGTAGAAATATTGAACAGTGCTAATAGTGGTAACAGTgtaggaaaaaatatactcTATGATGGTATGacaaaagatgaaaaaagaaataatttatgtatgatgataaataatgaaatatcaTCATGTGCGCCATCAAGATTACTAGCTTTAATAGGTATGGCATTAAAATGGCAAAATGaacataatattattaaaaataaaaatggcgaatttgatatatttagaaatgtcgaaaaaagtgaaataaaaactatTGATGTATATcctgaaaaaatattaaaaagtataaattTTGGTAATGATTCAAATGTCGAATGTTGTATTTCTTCGTACCAaaagaattatttaattactGGAACATCAGACGGGTTTATAGAGATTTGGAATTGGTATACtggaaaattaaatatggATTTAGAATatcaaaaagaaaataaaattatgacACATGATAATGCAATTGTTAGTTTGTGTATAAGTAAAGAcgatgaaatattattgagTGGTGATTCTAATGGggttattaaaatatggaGGATAAAATCTGGCTCATGTTTAAGACAAATTAATGCTCATACTAATGCAATTACATCTATGCAATTTAATACTGATCAAACACAAATATTAACATGTTCATATGATAATACAGTTAAAATACATGGATTAAAATCattaaattgtttaaaaGAGTTTACAAATCACTCATCACTTGTTCATTCGgctatatatacattagATAATTCAAAGGTTATTTGTGGTACAGATGAAggtaaaatttttatatacaatcacaaaaattgtgaatgtataaattccttttatgtatattataatattaatgaaacGATTATATACCCAGCagttattaatattatactaATAACCAAAACATTAGACGAATTAATTTTGGTATGTTCTAAATCACCttattgttatattatGAATCTAAAAGGGAAAATTATTAAGACATATACCAACATAGCGGATAATGATATGGATAGTGAACAATAtgttaattttgtttatgcATGTTTTTCtccaaattataaatacgTATATTGTTTAGGAGAAAATCAATACTTATATTGTTTCGATTATATAACTACAAAATTAGAAACACAGATTAAATTACATGAAAAAGATGCAATAGGTATTATGCATAATCAGACACAAAACTTCATGGCCTCATGGGCTCTTGACGGATCTCTAAACATAATACAGtaa